One genomic window of Etheostoma spectabile isolate EspeVRDwgs_2016 chromosome 5, UIUC_Espe_1.0, whole genome shotgun sequence includes the following:
- the med22 gene encoding mediator of RNA polymerase II transcription subunit 22 isoform X2 — MAAQRGLPQSKESLLQNYNKRLKDDIRSILDNFTEIIKTAKIEDETQVSRATQAEQDHYEMHVRAANIVRAGESLMKLVSDLKQFLILNDFPSVNDAISLQNQQLRSLQDECDKKLTSLRDEIAIDLYELEEEYYSSRYK, encoded by the exons ATGGCTGCCCAGAGAGGGCTCCCTCAAAGCAAAGAGTCGCTGCTACAGAACTACAACAAGAGACTGAAAGATGACATCCGGTCCATCCTGGACAACTTCACCGAGATTATCAAAACGGCAAAG ATAGAAGACGAGACCCAGGTTTCCAGGGCAACGCAGGCAGAGCAGGACCATTATGAGATGCACGTCAGAGCCGCCAACATC GTTCGAGCCGGCGAGTCCCTGATGAAGCTGGTGTCGGATCTGAAGCAGTTCCTGATCCTGAACGACTTTCCGTCGGTGAACGACGCCATCAGCCTCCAGAACCAGCAGCTGCGCTCGCTGCAGGACGAGTGCGACAAGAAGCTGACGTCGCTCCGGGACGAGATCGCCATCGACCTGTATGAGCTAGAGGAAGAATATTACTCCTCCAGGTACAAGTAG